The following is a genomic window from Bacteroidia bacterium.
CTGGCCAGGGCATCGGTTACGAAATATGCAGAATGTTTGCACAGGCAGGCGCTTGGGTGGCATTAAATGACCTTGATCCGATACTGGCAGAACAGGCTGCAACTGCCATCAACCGCGAAACCGGCACCCAAACCGTCAGTGCCTGGCCGGGAGATATCAGTAATCCGGAGATCATCTCAGCCATGGCTGAGGGAATCGAATCTCAACTGGGCAAACTCGACATACTGGTCGCAAATGCTGGAATCACAATTTTTGGAGAATTTTTACAATTCGCCGCATCCTCTTTTGACAAGCTGGTAAATGTCAATCTGAGAGGCTCCTATTTCTGTGCCCAGGCTGCCGCCCTTTCCATGATCAGAAACAAAATCGATGGACGTATTTTGCTTATGTCGTCTGTAACTGGCGTTCAGGCACACAGCAATCTCAGCGCCTATGGCATGACCAAAGCGGCTATTCGCATGCTGGCAAAATCACTTGCAATGGAACTCGGCCCCTACGGCATCACCGTCAACGCCCTGGGACCAGGCGCAACCCTTACCGAGCGAACCGAAAAAGAAGGCCCCTCCTTCACCGAAGGCTGGAAAGTCGTCGCGCCCAACCGAAAAATAGCCACCGTAGCGGATATAGCTGCTGCCGCCTTGTTTCTGGCTTCAGAAGAAGCACATCATATCACCGGAGAAACGCTGATGATCGACGGAGGATGGACCATCCACTCCCCGTTGCCCGGCGATAATTATACGACTACCTGATTTACCCTACTTACTCACTTTTTATGGAAAAGACTACTACGCTCACGCAAACATTTGAATCTGTCAATGAGTACGAACGGGAACCCGTTCCCGAACACAAACTCAAAGGAATCGGCAGTTTTATCGGCATGTATGCAGGAGAACATACCGCCGGAACAGAATTTGTCATCGGTCCGCTCTTTGTTGCTCACGGCGTCGCCGCCGCAGACCTGATCTGGGGGCTGCTGCTGGGCAATCTGCTCGCCGTGCTGAGCTGGGCATTCATTACGGCTCCGGTCGCGGTAAAGACCCGTATGACCCTCTATTACAAACTCGAAAAAATCTGCGGGCCGGTGCTGGTCAAAGGATACAACATCGTCAACGGCGTGATGTTTTGTTTTCTGGCTGGTTCTATGATTGCCGTATCGGCTACCGCTGTGGGCATTCCCTTTCATATGCCCATGCCATCACTGGGAGATATGTACCCCACGAGTATTATCTGGGTGATTGTGGTATTTGCCGTAGGATCGGTCATCACCTTTATCGCCATGCGCGGATATGAGCAGGTTTCACGATTTGCCAATCTTGCTGCTGCCTGGATGCCGCTGGTATTTGTCGCAGCTGCGCTGGCGGTTTTACCCGAACTTGGCATCAAGTCCTTCGGCGATTTCTGGCCGGTGGCAAATGAAAAAATCTGGACAGGCGTTCCGCTACAGGGCCAAAGCCAGTTTACCTTCTGGCATGTGCTGTTTTTCTCGTGGTTTTGCAATATGGCGATGCATATCGGTATGGCAGATATGTCCATTTTTCGCTACGCGAAAAAATGGCAGGCGGGATTTGCCTCTGCTGCGGGCATGTATGTCGGACACTATATCGCCTGGCTGGCGAGTGGCATTCTCTACGCCGTTTTCCTGATCAACTCAGGCGGTTCTGACGAATTTGCCCCCGGCCCCGTGGCCTATTATGCGGCAGGCATTGCCGGTGCGACCTGCGTGGTCATCGCAGGCTGGACGACGGCAAATCCGACGATTTACCGCGCGGGACTGGCATTTCAGTCGCTCAACCCACGTTGGAAGACGTGGAAGGTTACGCTCATCACCGGACTGGTCACGACGATTGCCGCATGTTTCCCCGGACTGGTGATGAAATTGCTGGACTTTGTGGCACTTTACGGCTTGCTGCTGATGCCTATGGGAGCGGTCATTATCATGGACTTTTATGTTTTCCCCCGCATCGGGCTGAAGAGCGATTATGCCGAAAGCGCAAAAATCAGCTTCAACATTGCCGCAGGCATTACGTGGCTGGGAACCCTCGCACTTTGTCTGATGCTGAACATCACCCAGGGTATCGAAATATTTTTCCTCGGACTGCCGGGCTGGTTTATCGCCTCGATTTTATATGTTGTAATCAGTAAAATGATCCAGAAATGAAAACTGCATTAAAAGTAATCTCCTTCACCGGGCTGGGTCTGACGATCATACCCGCCATGCTCGTAGCCGCAGGCATATTAGCCAACACCCAAAACAAAACCCTGATGCTGATCGGAACCATCATGTGGTTTGCCACGGTTCCTTTTTGGATGGGGAGGGGGGGGTAAAACTTATACCCTTTTCCCCAAAAAATCCATATATTGCCATTGTGCAGTGACATGATCCATGACAGTACCTACTTCAGTTTTTATCAACTACCGCCAGGACGATACCGCAGGTTTCGCCGAGTATCTCCGCATATGCCTTGAGGAGCAGCTCCCGCGCGGCAGTGTTTTTCTGGATACTGAATCCATTTCCTACGGCGAGGTAATCGGAGATGTTATCGGGCAACATTTGGAACAGACAAAGCTGCTGCTGGTAGTGGTAGGTGAAAATTGGCAGGATGTCACAGATGCCGAAGGCGACCGGCGTTTGCTCAATCCTAATGACTGGGTTCGTAAAGAAATTGAATTCGCTGCTGAAAAAGATAAAACCATTATTCTGGTGCTCTTCAACCAGGTTGATTTTAAGAAAACGGGCGATTGGTTGTCAAGAAAAGTATCTTCTATTGGCTTCCTCTCAGAAAAAAAATATTTCCCATGTGACGAAAAAAACCTTCGCCGGGACGTAGAAGCGCTGATCAACTATCTGCGCACGTTGCCCGAACTCCCTTTCCTGCCGGAAGGCGGGGAAAAAGTAACTGATAGTCCTTTGCCCAGTCTTCGCGACGAGTTGGCGCGCGAATTTCCCCTACCCAAAAAATATCATCTCCCCCATTCGAAAGTGCCTTTCATGGCATTAAATTACTTCCGCCCGGAAGATGCCCGCATTTTCTTTGGCCGGACAGAAGAATCGCTTCGCCTCTGCCGGGCAGTTTCCAATTTTCCGGTGGTTTTGTTGTACGGGCAATCAGGAGCAGGCAAGTCTTCTCTGCTGAATGCGGGTTTGTTGCCCCGGATTGAAGACCGTTTTGTCTCCCACTACCTGCGGAGAGACAAAGAACCCGGCCTCCACCGCCAGTTGCAAAACTGGCTGGATACATATTGCGAGTCGGGAAAACCCACGCTCCTCATCCTCGATCAGGTGGAGGAAATGTTTACAAATCCGCGGGAAAACAGAAAAGAAGAACCGTCCGCCACAGCTGATCTGCTGGGGTTTATCCGGCAGCATCATTCCAACATCAAAATATTGCTCTCCTTTCGCTCGGAACATATAGCGCCGATCAAAGCGCTGATTGCCGCAAAAGGAATTGTGCCCACAAGAGACCAGGAAATGTATCTCTGCCCGCTGACTGAAGCCGGCGTCAGGGAAGCGATTTCAGGTATATCTGAAGATAAGCTGATGAGTAATCATTACCAGCTTCATATCGAACCGGGGCTGGTAAACCAGATGACAGGCGATCTGGTGGATCCTCGTCGCCCTGATTCACATATCGCTCCCCTGCTTCAATATCAGCTTCACAATCTGTGGAAGGAAGCCAGCCAGGCTCGAAACGCAGACTACGAATGGATAACCCTCACCGAAAAAGTCTATCTCACCAGACGAAGAACTTCACTGGGAGAACTGATCGAGGCTGAATTGCAAAAATTGTCTGAGAAACTGCCTGCCTGGCAGACTTATATCGACAATGGCCTGATCTGGAATCTGCTTTGTCTTTATACCACTGACCTCCTCACGGCAAGGGAAAAAGATGATGCTGAAGTTGCAGCCGATTATTTACATATCAGCGAGTTTGCAGAACTTTTTGCCCAGCTCAAAAACCATTGCCAACTGATGATCCCCTGTGGTAAGGAGGAACGCCCCGCCACCCGCCTGGCACACGATGCGCTGGCGCCCCTGGTTCGGGAACGGTTCAACAACTCCGATGCACCCGGACAACGCGCTGCACGTATCATCGAAACCAAAACCCGCGAGAAACGCGCAGGTCTGAACTCCGAATTCAGCGAGACGGATTTACTCTCCGTGGATGAAGGGGAAAAAGGCATGCCGCAAATACCCCGGGAAGTTGCCGCCCAGATGGAGAAAGACCGGCAGCGATACCGAAAAGAGCGGGAAAACCGTTTCCGGCTGGCTTATGAAACTGCCCTTTCTGACCACGAACATCTTCGCTATGAAGAGGCACTAAATAACCTCGAACTGGCCGCCGCAGAAGGCATTTTACCCGAAAAAATTGAAGAATTGCTGACACAACTTCCTTTTGTTTTTCGCGAACTCAACCAATCTGATGGCCTTGAAAAATGTCAGCTACTGGCCGGAGAACAACTGCCCCCAACAGATCAAAAAATTCTGGAAAAACGCTATTTCCCCACTATGCTCCCCGTACCCGGTGGAAGTTTTAAGATGGGAAGCGAGGAAGGATACGCAGACGAAAAACCTGTGCATACCGTACATCTGAGCAGCTTTGAAATGGCGGAAACCCCCGTCACCTGCTGGCAGTATGGCCTTTATTGTTTGGCTACCCGACAGGATTTGCCCCGCGACTCGGGTTTTGGCAGAGGCGAAAAACCCGTAGTCAATGTCAACTGGTACGAAGCCACCCGCTACTGCAACTGGCTGAGCGAACGCCACGGCCTCCAGTCTGTATATGAACATAAAGATAAAAACACCGTCATCGCCCGTTGGGAAAACAACGGCTACCGCCTCCCTACCGAAGCGGAGTGGGAATACGCAGCCCGGGAGGGCGGAAAAAATGTGCGCTTTGGCAATGGCAAAGATATTGCCCACCCCGACGAGATGAACTACGATTATGCACACCCTTACAATGACAAATCGTATATCTCCCAGACCGGCCAAAAAGGACTGGGCCGTACAACCCCCGTTTTTAGTTTTCAACCCAATGCTCTCGGCTTTTATGATATGAGCGGCAATGTCTATGAGTGGTGCTGGGACCGGTGGAGTGAGGGAGATTATTACCGCTCAAGCGAAGGTGTCAAAGACCCGACCGGCCCGGAAAACTCTTCTGAAAGCGGAAAGTTGGTTCGTGGCGGGTCCTGGGACGAGACAGCAATGCTCTGTCGCTGTTCCTACCGCTTCAGGGTCAATCCTTTCCTTCTGAATCTTAATGTAGGTTTTCGGGTAGTCCGGCGCTAACCCTTTGGCACTTTTTCCCCCCGTTCGACTTCGCTCAGGGCAGGTTTTACCCTTTAAAACTTTTTACTTTTGTACTTTTAACCCAGACCGCCCTGCCTAAGCAGATTTTCAACTTCGGCGGTCACGAATTTTTTTTTTCTTGAGGGAGGTTGGGTTTAAAAATTGTTTTTGCAAGGTGTTATTTAATGTGGGTTGGGGATAGGGGATTTAGGTTTTTTAACAGTATTTCATTGAAAATAACAGAATTAAGAATTTAATACCTACGTCTATGACGGTCTAAGGAAAAGGCCCTTCCTCGCTATCGCTCATCTCCCAGGGAGTCCTTTGGAGATGAGCGATAGTGAAGAACCTTTTCAGGATTAAGCAAGTTTGCTTACCCAAAACTCACGTTAATATAGGATTTCGGGTAGTCCGGCGCTAGCTCTTTGGCACTTTTACCTCGTTCGACTTGGCTCAGGGAAGGGTTTTATACTTTAAAACTTTTTTGATTTTTCATTTAACAGGCGCGCTAAGGCGCAAGCATGGGGAAAAAATTTGAGAGGGTAGCCTTGTGGCTACAAACTTTGGACACCTCCGGCGTCCCAGGCATACGCCTACTCAATCACCATTCTCCGGCCACCACATCTCCCGAAGAGAACTTCAATCCTTTCAAATCACATTTCCCCCTTCATTTTCTCCACGAATTGACTATTTTCGTTTACCGAACAGGAATATATCTCCTATCAGAAATGACAAAGCCCCTTATTTTTCTCAATTACCGCAAAAACGCAGCGCAGGGTCATGCCACGACCATACGCCTGCTGCTCGAAAATACCTTTGGAAAGGATGCCGTCTTTCAGGATTATCATTCGATACAAAGCGGGGAAGACTGGGCGGCGACAATTCCACAGGCGATACGGGAAGCAAAGGTTTTTCTGGCGTTTATCCATGGTGACGAATGGCTGGAATTAGGCGAATACAAAACTGATCGCCGACTCTTCCGGGAAGATGACTGGGTGCGGAAGGAAATCCAGATTGCCCTTGACGAAAATAAAATTATTATCCCCATTCTTCTGCAAGGCATAAAAAAATGGCCCGCCGAAAAAAATATTGCGGAGGTTTCGCCCGAAGGACTGGAACCATTTTTCCGTTTACAAGGTGAGTGGTTTAACCCCGATAAACCAGAGATAGCCATTCAGGCCCTGCAATCAAGGCTGAATGGTGTGATGAGCCCTCAACCGCAATCCGGCGAAGTACCGCTTTTTCCTCTCAATGACTTTCCACTTAACGCCAATCTTATCCGGGAACTTTGCTATCTCGACAGCCCCTACATTGGCATTCCTCACTTCGACGAGGCACATGCGCCGCTTTTTTTCGGGCGGGATGAGGATATATGGAGGTTGTATTACGAATATATCACTCAACTGGCTCCGGGGCAAATCCTGCTTCTGCACGGGGCTTCGGGTGTAGGCAAATCCTCTCTGCTGAATGCGGGGATTTTTCCAAGGCTAAAATATAAGGGCTGGAACGTGAGCTACGACCGGAGAAAAAAACAAACTGGCGCTGACCAATCGCCCGCAGGTCTGCATATTCTTCTGGGAAATCTTATCGCGAAGGCAGATGAAGGTGAAAAAACAGAACGTATTATCCTGCTCGACCAGGTGGAAGAAATGCTCACCGACCGGGGTGCCGATGACGAAAAACCCGCCTTTTTTGAAATGTTGAAGCGGGCTCCCGACACGGTAAAAATCGTTTTGGGTTTCCGCAAGGAATACCTCGCGGACATCAAAGACCAGTTGAAAGATTACCGTATCAATTACCTCGAATACTCTCTGCGCCCGCTTGGGAAAGAAAGTGTGCGAAGGGCCATACGCGGGGTATTTGACACACCGGAGGTAAAAAAAATGTTTCCCCGGCTTGGAACACTGGATCCCCTGCTGGAAGCAGCCCTGATTCGCGATATTACGCAGGATGAGGTTTCACATATTGCGCCGCTGCTACAGTTTCAATTGGAAAACCTGTACAAAGCAGCCGAAAGGGCCGCTCATGGCGGGGTCATTTATCTGAAGCTGGATCAATATCAGCCGGAAACCTCCCTGCAATCCTACCTCGAAAACCACAAACTGGCAGCAGTCGAAAAAACCTTTCCAGAAGCCGCTGCTTCCGGTCTGATCAACGATATCCTTTATTTCTATACTACCCCTGACCTCACTGCCGCTACGCAGGCAGGCGGGGATTATGTGGCGCGTTATGCCCATATTGAGGCCCGCTGGCCGGGAAGGCTGAAAGAAATACAACAATGTCTGGCAGACCAGTATCTCCTGCTTCGTCAGGACGAAGCGCACACCTCCCGGCTGGCTCATGACGCCCTGGCGCGTATCGTCCGGAAGCGATATGAAACTTCTTCTCTGCCGGGTCAGCAGGCGGCTTTTATTATCCGGGCTAAGGAAAAAATCGCCATTCAAAAGGTGCAGTTCAGCGAGACGGATATCACCCTTATCGAAACCGGGCAGTGGGGGATGTCAGCAGTGCCGCCCGAGATTCAGCAACGCATACAAACCGACAAACAACGTTATCTCACACAAAAATACGACCGCCAGCGGCTGGCCCTGCGCAGCGCAGCAGAAGATATCGAACACCTGCGTTTTGTCCAGGCGCTGGACAACCTCCATATCGCATGGCAGGAAGGAATCCGTCCGGAAAGGATACTGGCTCTGGCGCGACACCTGCCCTATCCCTTTGAACAACTCGGGCTGGAGGAAAAACGAGAAGAATGTATGGCGTTGATGGCTGAAATGAATCGGTATATTTCTGCCAATTGGAATATACCCCATATTGATACTTCTATCATTCATACCGACAGATTTTTCCCCTCGTTGGTTGAGGTAAAAGGCGGTCGTTACAAAATGGGCAGCACAGAAGGCGCAAGATATTATAAACAAGAAGGGCCGGAACACATGGTTGAAGTGGATGGTTTTTGGATGGGCGCAACACCCGTCACCTGTTGGCAATTTGGCATGTATTGCCTTGACACCGGGCGTGAACTGCCCCGGGATTCGGGTTTTGGCAGGGGCGATCGCCCTGTGGTGAATGTCAACTGGTACGAAACCACTCACTACTGCAACTGGCTGAGCTTACGACAGGGGCTGGAACCCGTATATGAACACCCCGACGGTCAAACCGTAATTGCTCTCTGGGAAAACAACGGCTACCGCCTGCCCACAGAAGCGGAATGGGAATACGCGGCAAGAGAACGCGGCAAAAATATCAGGTTTGGCAACGGGAAAGACATAGCCGATCCTTCGGAGATAAATTTCGACGGACAGCATGTTTACAATACTTTTGACAAAACCATCGCTTCCTGGATTCAGAAAGGGGAAAACCGGGGCGCAACCACACCCGTCCGGAGATTTTCTCCCAATGCCCTCGGGCTATATGACATGAGCGGCAATGTCTATGAGTGGTGCTGGGACGGATATGATGAAAACTTTTACCAAAATAGTCCTGAAAAAAATCCGCGCGGCCCGGAAAAAAAACAAACCGATCAGGTGGTTCGTGGCGGGTCCTGGTTCGAAACGGCCTTAGACTGTCGCTGTTCCTACCGCAACGGGGACATTCCTTTCGATCTGAATAATGTTATAGGATTTCGGGTAGTCCGGCGCTAACCCTTTGGCACTTTTACCCTCTTACCCTTTAAACCTTTTATCTTTTGTACTTTTAATCCAGACCGCCGTAGGCGGTCACGAAAAATTTTTTTGGGGAGGGGAGTACCTGCATCAAAGGGAGATTACCTAATCATCCTCATAAGTATCCATTAATTCTTTTGCTTCTCTGACCAGGACAGGAATATCATTCAAGGCAAATTGATAAATAGTCTGATCTTTGATTTCATCGTATTGATGAATCAGACTTCCTCTGAAGTTATATGTGCGATCGGAAAAACTTAAAATAATCTGATAGTTTTTTCTAAGTTTATGGCAGGCTTCTCCAACAATCTCCAGACAGCGTTCAACAGCTAACTTTGTTTTGTTATCTGAAGTGTAAGCCATAAAATCAGGCATTTCATCCAGATACCCTCGAATTAATTCTCCATATCCGATAATATCAAACAGCCACTTTTGGGGTGTTTTGGTCATAGATCAATTGTTTGGTTGCTTCTACCGAATCGCGAAACCAGGGGTTTTTAAAAGGGCCGTATGCAATCAACTGCACTTCACGATCAAATAAATCCCGAAGCGCTGTTAACATATCAGACCAGTTAGCAGCGTAAGGAAATGATGGATCATAAGTACCATTATCATCAAACTGGTACAAAAAATCCAAATCACTGTCTGGGCGAAAATGCTCAGGAATTACCGCTGAGCCAAATATCCAGAGCTTTTTCACTCTGTACTTTTGGCAAAGTATAGTGATTTCCTCAAGTTTATTTTTCACCAGAAGTACCATTGAGATATAATGTTTATTTTATGACTAAAATACTAATAATCAAGGAATATATCAACTCTCTGAAGGGTAATCCGTCAGCTTTGCCACGCCTGATACTTCGGCGAGTACGTTGGCATATTCCATTAATCTGCCGCGAATTTTGTTAATCTCACTGCGTAGGGCCTCATTTTGTGGCCAGGCAGCTTCATGGGCTGTGACACTCAGGTCTTTGGGGCGATGATCTTCCCAGTCTTTGAGCTGCGGGTGCCATTTGGCAAGCACAGGGCGAAGGACTTTGTTGAGTATGGCGACAGCCAGATGGCCGAAGGTAATGTCATCGGGGTTTCCCGGGGTGGCAATAGGAGGGCCGTACTTGCGGAGAATCTCGCGGGTGGTGCCAAACAGGCTATAAAGCGATGAAAGTGCTTCGCGCAGCAATCCTTCCCCCGGCTCTAAAGGTGCAGTAGAAATGCGGGTGATGAGTTCCACATACATCTCCCAGGAGGCGTTTTTCTGGGTTTCGTCGATTTCCCACTCAGAATCTATGGATAAAAAGCCAAGGTTGATGCCAAATTTTGTTTTGCTCAGTTTTACCAGTGTCATATAGTTGTTGATTTTGGTGTGTAATTTACACCCTTGCAGGACAAAAAAAAATCCCGCAAGGGGGCGGGACTTTTGGGCTACATGGCTAAACTAATGTTGGATTTTAAAGCAAGAGCTGTGGCAAATGATAAAAACAGGAGCGGTTCCGGCAATTGCACGGAAACCGTCTCCGTTAGGGTCCTCCAAATCAAAATCAAGTCGTATTATTCTTTCATGGTGAAGGTTAGCGTCGG
Proteins encoded in this region:
- a CDS encoding SDR family oxidoreductase, yielding MKFVGKVVWVTGAGQGIGYEICRMFAQAGAWVALNDLDPILAEQAATAINRETGTQTVSAWPGDISNPEIISAMAEGIESQLGKLDILVANAGITIFGEFLQFAASSFDKLVNVNLRGSYFCAQAAALSMIRNKIDGRILLMSSVTGVQAHSNLSAYGMTKAAIRMLAKSLAMELGPYGITVNALGPGATLTERTEKEGPSFTEGWKVVAPNRKIATVADIAAAALFLASEEAHHITGETLMIDGGWTIHSPLPGDNYTTT
- a CDS encoding SUMF1/EgtB/PvdO family nonheme iron enzyme, translated to MTVPTSVFINYRQDDTAGFAEYLRICLEEQLPRGSVFLDTESISYGEVIGDVIGQHLEQTKLLLVVVGENWQDVTDAEGDRRLLNPNDWVRKEIEFAAEKDKTIILVLFNQVDFKKTGDWLSRKVSSIGFLSEKKYFPCDEKNLRRDVEALINYLRTLPELPFLPEGGEKVTDSPLPSLRDELAREFPLPKKYHLPHSKVPFMALNYFRPEDARIFFGRTEESLRLCRAVSNFPVVLLYGQSGAGKSSLLNAGLLPRIEDRFVSHYLRRDKEPGLHRQLQNWLDTYCESGKPTLLILDQVEEMFTNPRENRKEEPSATADLLGFIRQHHSNIKILLSFRSEHIAPIKALIAAKGIVPTRDQEMYLCPLTEAGVREAISGISEDKLMSNHYQLHIEPGLVNQMTGDLVDPRRPDSHIAPLLQYQLHNLWKEASQARNADYEWITLTEKVYLTRRRTSLGELIEAELQKLSEKLPAWQTYIDNGLIWNLLCLYTTDLLTAREKDDAEVAADYLHISEFAELFAQLKNHCQLMIPCGKEERPATRLAHDALAPLVRERFNNSDAPGQRAARIIETKTREKRAGLNSEFSETDLLSVDEGEKGMPQIPREVAAQMEKDRQRYRKERENRFRLAYETALSDHEHLRYEEALNNLELAAAEGILPEKIEELLTQLPFVFRELNQSDGLEKCQLLAGEQLPPTDQKILEKRYFPTMLPVPGGSFKMGSEEGYADEKPVHTVHLSSFEMAETPVTCWQYGLYCLATRQDLPRDSGFGRGEKPVVNVNWYEATRYCNWLSERHGLQSVYEHKDKNTVIARWENNGYRLPTEAEWEYAAREGGKNVRFGNGKDIAHPDEMNYDYAHPYNDKSYISQTGQKGLGRTTPVFSFQPNALGFYDMSGNVYEWCWDRWSEGDYYRSSEGVKDPTGPENSSESGKLVRGGSWDETAMLCRCSYRFRVNPFLLNLNVGFRVVRR
- a CDS encoding SUMF1/EgtB/PvdO family nonheme iron enzyme, with translation MTKPLIFLNYRKNAAQGHATTIRLLLENTFGKDAVFQDYHSIQSGEDWAATIPQAIREAKVFLAFIHGDEWLELGEYKTDRRLFREDDWVRKEIQIALDENKIIIPILLQGIKKWPAEKNIAEVSPEGLEPFFRLQGEWFNPDKPEIAIQALQSRLNGVMSPQPQSGEVPLFPLNDFPLNANLIRELCYLDSPYIGIPHFDEAHAPLFFGRDEDIWRLYYEYITQLAPGQILLLHGASGVGKSSLLNAGIFPRLKYKGWNVSYDRRKKQTGADQSPAGLHILLGNLIAKADEGEKTERIILLDQVEEMLTDRGADDEKPAFFEMLKRAPDTVKIVLGFRKEYLADIKDQLKDYRINYLEYSLRPLGKESVRRAIRGVFDTPEVKKMFPRLGTLDPLLEAALIRDITQDEVSHIAPLLQFQLENLYKAAERAAHGGVIYLKLDQYQPETSLQSYLENHKLAAVEKTFPEAAASGLINDILYFYTTPDLTAATQAGGDYVARYAHIEARWPGRLKEIQQCLADQYLLLRQDEAHTSRLAHDALARIVRKRYETSSLPGQQAAFIIRAKEKIAIQKVQFSETDITLIETGQWGMSAVPPEIQQRIQTDKQRYLTQKYDRQRLALRSAAEDIEHLRFVQALDNLHIAWQEGIRPERILALARHLPYPFEQLGLEEKREECMALMAEMNRYISANWNIPHIDTSIIHTDRFFPSLVEVKGGRYKMGSTEGARYYKQEGPEHMVEVDGFWMGATPVTCWQFGMYCLDTGRELPRDSGFGRGDRPVVNVNWYETTHYCNWLSLRQGLEPVYEHPDGQTVIALWENNGYRLPTEAEWEYAARERGKNIRFGNGKDIADPSEINFDGQHVYNTFDKTIASWIQKGENRGATTPVRRFSPNALGLYDMSGNVYEWCWDGYDENFYQNSPEKNPRGPEKKQTDQVVRGGSWFETALDCRCSYRNGDIPFDLNNVIGFRVVRR
- a CDS encoding HepT-like ribonuclease domain-containing protein, with translation MTKTPQKWLFDIIGYGELIRGYLDEMPDFMAYTSDNKTKLAVERCLEIVGEACHKLRKNYQIILSFSDRTYNFRGSLIHQYDEIKDQTIYQFALNDIPVLVREAKELMDTYEDD
- a CDS encoding nucleotidyltransferase domain-containing protein encodes the protein MVLLVKNKLEEITILCQKYRVKKLWIFGSAVIPEHFRPDSDLDFLYQFDDNGTYDPSFPYAANWSDMLTALRDLFDREVQLIAYGPFKNPWFRDSVEATKQLIYDQNTPKVAV